The following are encoded together in the Cyanobacterium aponinum PCC 10605 genome:
- the lepB gene encoding signal peptidase I, with protein sequence MTQNFSEQESPNQINSKQNQENPWIEIAKTFAMAAVLSFGIRTFVAEARYIPSSSMEPTLQINDRLIIEKMTYRFRNPERGDVIVFNATEALQAQNFYDAFIKRIIGLPGDTVMVRNGEVIVNGKVLREFYIKEEPEYNYGPVTVPENEYLVLGDNRNNSYDSHYWGFVPDDKIIGRAFVRFWPPQRVGTIDEHPVFAETTN encoded by the coding sequence ATGACGCAAAACTTTTCAGAGCAAGAATCCCCAAATCAAATTAATTCTAAGCAAAATCAGGAAAATCCTTGGATAGAAATAGCTAAAACCTTTGCCATGGCGGCAGTATTATCTTTCGGAATTCGTACCTTTGTTGCTGAAGCTCGTTATATTCCATCTTCTTCTATGGAACCCACTCTACAAATAAATGACCGTCTAATCATCGAAAAAATGACCTATCGCTTCAGAAATCCAGAAAGAGGAGATGTCATAGTTTTTAACGCCACAGAAGCCCTACAAGCACAAAATTTTTATGACGCTTTCATTAAACGTATCATTGGTTTACCCGGAGATACCGTTATGGTGAGAAATGGAGAAGTTATAGTTAATGGCAAAGTTTTAAGGGAATTTTATATTAAGGAAGAACCAGAATACAATTATGGCCCCGTTACTGTTCCTGAAAACGAGTATTTAGTATTAGGAGACAACCGTAATAATAGCTATGATTCTCACTATTGGGGATTTGTGCCTGATGATAAAATTATTGGCAGAGCATTTGTTCGCTTTTGGCCTCCTCAAAGAGTGGGTACTATAGATGAACATCCTGTATTTGCTGAAACAACTAATTAA
- the psb27 gene encoding photosystem II protein Psb27, with protein sequence MIKSYLRKIISLVLIVTIALFSFSQGAIALTGKYTDDTLTVIEDLTQVIETPADASIEVKRENQTLARKQINDYVSRYRKNNKYSGLKSFTTMQTALNSLAGYYTSYGNRPMPEKLKKRLLQEFKQVEFAIKKGY encoded by the coding sequence ATGATTAAATCATATCTACGTAAAATAATCTCTTTAGTTTTAATTGTTACTATTGCTTTATTTAGTTTTAGTCAAGGTGCGATCGCACTTACAGGTAAATATACTGATGATACTTTAACTGTTATTGAAGATTTAACCCAAGTTATTGAAACACCTGCAGACGCTTCTATTGAAGTAAAAAGAGAAAATCAAACCCTTGCCCGTAAACAGATTAATGATTACGTTTCTCGCTACCGTAAAAATAATAAATATAGCGGTTTAAAATCTTTTACCACTATGCAAACCGCCCTCAATTCCTTAGCGGGTTATTACACTTCTTATGGTAATCGCCCAATGCCTGAAAAGTTGAAAAAGCGTCTTTTACAAGAATTTAAACAAGTAGAATTTGCTATTAAAAAAGGTTATTAA